In Dromaius novaehollandiae isolate bDroNov1 chromosome 14, bDroNov1.hap1, whole genome shotgun sequence, a genomic segment contains:
- the TFAP4 gene encoding transcription factor AP-4, translating into MEYFMVPAQKMPSLQHFRKSEKEVIGGLCSLANIPLTPETQRDQERRIRREIANSNERRRMQSINAGFQSLKTLIPHTDGEKLSKAAILQQTAEYIFSLEQEKTRLLQQNTQLKRFIQEFSGSSPKRRRAEDKDEGIGSPDIWEDEKAEDLRREMIELRQQLDKERSVRMMLEEQVRSLEAHMYPEKLKVIAQQVQLQQQQEQVRLLHQEKLEREQQIRTQLLPAHGPPAPTHHPTVIVPAPPPSHHVTVVTMGPSSVINTVSTSRQNLDTIVQAIQHIEGTQEKQLQEEEQRRAVIVTPVRACPEPSNSDTASDTEGNDSDSMDQSKEDPLGEGELP; encoded by the exons CTTGGCCAACATCCCATTGACTCCGGAGACCCAGCGGGACCAGGAGCGGCGGATACGCAGGGAGATCGCCAACAGCAACGAGCGAAGGCGGATGCAGAGCATCAATGCTGGTTTCCAGTCTCTGAAAACGCTCATCCCACACACGGACGGGGAGAAGCTCAGCAAG GCGGCGATCCTCCAGCAAACGGCTGAATACATCTTTTCACTGGAGCAGGAGAAGACTCGGCTACTGCAGCAGAACACCCAGCTCAAGCGGTTCATCCAG GAGTTCAGTGGCTCCTCCCCGAAACGGCGACGGGCGGAGGACAAAGATGAGGGCATCGGCTCGCCGGACATCTGGGAAGACGAGAAGGCCGAGGATCTGCGGCGGGAGATGATCGAGCTCCGGCAGCAGCTCGACAAGGAGCGCTCGGTGCGCATGAtgctggaggagcag GTTCGCTCCCTGGAGGCCCACATGTACCCCGAGAAGCTGAAGGTGATTGCTCAGCAagtgcagctccagcagcagcaggaacaggtGAGGTTGCTGCACCAGGAGAAGCTAGAACGTGAGCAGCAGATCCGAACCCAG CTCCTGCCAGCACACGGTCCCCCAGCGCCCACCCACCACCCCACTGTGATCGTACCAGCACCGCCTCCCTCCCATCACGTCACTGTGGTCACCATGGGCCCATCCTCTGTCATCAACACAGTCTCCACGTCCCGGCAAAACCTGGACACCATTGTTCAG GCGATCCAGCACATCGAAGGGACacaggagaagcagctgcaggaagaggagcagaggcgCGCGGTCATCGTGACGCCCGTCCGGGCCTGCCCCGAGCCCTCCAACTCCGACACCGCCTCCGACACAGAGGGCAACGACAGTGACTCCATGGACCAGAGCAAAGAAGACCCCTTGGGGGAAGGGGAACTGCCCTGA